The stretch of DNA ATATAATAAGTATAAGCTTTTCTTAAATTCAATCTTTGATAGATGAAATGACTCATATACATCGAACCAGAAAAAGAACAATGAGCAGTGTGTGTGCGTATGATGATGTAAATGTGATCTGGACGAAtgatttcaaatataaaatgCACCAAATCCCGATAATTTTCTGTGATATCATCTCAagactgaaaaaaatcgaatacatGTAAAACACTTGTACTGACCAGTAAATTAAGCTGTATTTTTATAATTCGATTGTACTATTTTCTCTGGAGCttctaataaaaaatacagaACTTGAATGTCCCGCCTCGAGAACCGTTCCCCTCTTATATTTTCTAAACGGAAGCAATAAATCGCAAATGCACTTACGAATACCATAAACCACGGGCTTTTTATTTGACCATTCATTCCCGTCTGGAGAAAACAGAAAAGAGCATAATCCAACAATCCACCTTTCTATTCTCCAAACTATTTCGGACGACGTTTTTCGATTCCATTGGTTGCATCGCATCCCGACCGCTAAATTTTGTGTTCTTGGGCGAAATAAATAAAGATTAAATACACTCGAACACTTCTCACAGTTCCCTCATTTATCTCGAAAACATTATATGGCTTCTGGAATTCATGGCATCTTCCACTTGTAAGACGATAGAAGCACGATGGATCCCGCGCAAAGATGAACCGCCAGCTTTCTTCGGCATCAGAAACATTACTTGTTTTGTGTTACctataattgaaaataaataaacgaGAGAATAACTGAGAGCCCTCCCTGTACCTATACATGAATAAAGTTGATTAAAACAATGAAACTTATTGCTAACCGTGCCAATTGCTAATAACCCAATTattcccacccaaaatttagcTTCAGCCCAACGGATTCCAAATTTGCCAGTTGTAGTGACGACGGAACGGTGCGCGTTTGGGATTTCCTGCGCTGTCAGGAAGAGCGAATGCTCCGAGGTTTGTGGCGAAAATTGCCTCTGGCAACTGAAGGTGTTTGTGTTGTAATATTCATTCGTGTTTTTCTCCAGGTCACGGAGCAGATGTTAAGTGTGTCCACTGGCATCCGCAGAAGGCACTCATCGTATCCGGTAGCAAAGATAACCAGCAACCTATCAAACTCTGGGACCCCAAATGTGGTCAGGCGTTAGCTACATTGTAAGTGTGCAAATGGAATTATGTGTTGTGAAATAAACTCTAACCGGTCTGTACCTTAGACATGCCCATAAATCGACCGTGATGGACCTGAAATGGAACGATAATGGTAACTGGCTGGTTACGGCTTCCCGTGATCACTTACTCAAGCTGTTTGATCTGCGAAACTTGAGCGAAGAGGTACAGGTATTCCGAGGCCACAAGAAGGAAGCCAGTGCGGTTTCTTGGCATCCGATTCACGAGGGATTGTTCGCTTCCGGTGGTTCGGATGGGTCGATTTTGTTCTGGAACGTTGGGTAGGTGAAATGTTCTGTGTTTCCCAacaaataaattataaaaatttgatACTCTTCGTAGTACTGACAAAGAAGTTGGCGGTATTGACAATGCCCATGAGAGTATAGTTTGGACGCTGGCCTGGCATCCGTTGGGACATATTCTTTGCTCAGGGTCGAACGATCACACCATCAAGTTCTGGACCCGCAACCGACCTGGTGATCAGATGCGGGACAAATATAACTTGAATACGCTTCCGGCAAGCCTGGCTGGGCTCGACGAGTGTGAGCTGGAAGATCACGTCGTTATCCCTGGCATGGGACCTGAagataaaatcgacattgctGAAAGCTTGGGAACCAACAACAATGGCGTTATTCCTGGGTTAGATTTTGCTAATGTTACAAACTTCAACGAAAAGATGCGCGAGAAGAAGATACCCTACAGCAAACCGATTCCCCGAAACTTCCAAGCACAGTGGAACGAAGCGGGCAAATATGACGACCATCATGTAGCATCGGAAGAAATCAAGGAAGTGATATCACAAATTGTAGAAAACACTCCTGGAGTAGTGCCACTGAAGAAAATCGCCCCATCAGCAATCATTCTTTACGACCGAGTAATACAAGTACTTCGTAAGTACATCAAATATTTATAAATCCTTCAAACGTGTTATAAACTTGGCTCCACTTTTACAGCTGGTTCCGAACTTGAATCGGCTATTCTAGAGGGACCGGCAACCCTGAATCGGTACATTCTGATGGGTAGAATTGGAGAGCTGCACGACATGATACCACCCATCGATGAAGAAGAACTAAACAATATGGAACAGAATGGTATCGATATCCTAGCCAGTCGCGCGAATCTAGAGATTGATCCGACCTACATTTACAACAAAACTACAACGATAGAACCTGCGGAACCACCAGAGGCTACCGAACCACTGCTGTCGTCCACTTCTCTGATGAAACGAAGGACACCTCCCCCACCGACACCAGATCCAACGGCGGGTATTCCTTCGCTACTGCAGCTCGATATCAACCCACCGCCCGACATAAACTTCAACACTGACGAAATGGAAGATGAAATAGCCCTTCGAAACAGCAAAAAAGGAAGAGAACGAGAAAAACTAAGAGAGAAAGAGCGCCGTGAACaggaagaaaaaatgaaattctgggCAGAGCacaatgagaaaaattgggaTGAGGAGGAATGCGACGACGGTCGCAGCTATAGACGACCTATTTCACCCGTAACGAGCCATAATAGCAACAGCAATGGATTGGAGTGGAACAATTCCAATTATGACAATGACGGGGGTGATGACACTAGCATTGAAGGTAAATCGTGGCAGGGAGATAGTAGTAAAAGAGATGAGAATCGATCCGGTAACTTCAACTTCACGCAGGGAACCACAAATTTCGGTGGCCCTAGCAATTTTAGTCCCCACAGTTACGGCGGCTCAAAGAATTTCGGTCCTGCTCCAAATAATTTCAATTCGGGACCGAACAATTTTGGATCTGGCCCGAACAGCTTCAATTCAGGTCCTACAAATAACTTCAATCCTAACGTTCCTCCTGGCCCCCCGCCAAACTTCAACGCAGCCCCTCCACCCAATTTTAATTCCGGCACGTCTAACAATTTTAATGCACCTCCCATTGGAAACTTCGGAAACAGTTTCAATTCGGGTCCACCTCCGAACAGCTTCAATAATTTCAACAATGGGAGCAGTTTCAATAACGCAGGTAATAATTTTGGCTCTGATCATGGAGGTAACGACGACGGTTGGAACAGAGGGGGCAATCGTAACAGGAATAACAACCGGGGTGGCCGTGGAACGAGGGAACGAGGGTACCGCGGAGGAAACAGGAGAAATTAACTGTAGACATACACACTGAGAACGTATGACTTGTAAGAAGAGTAGTTAATATAAGATTAAGTTATGGCTGGAAATGTATGTGTGATATCGTGCGACtacatttttttggaaaaaaatcttaTGTGGTATTTGCATTGGATGAGAATGTGAAATTTttaagttaaaaataaaaaaagaaatatgaaaaaacataCAGCATAATATAATTATGGGtacattcatttattcattactaATTCAGGTTTACGGTATGTACATGAactaatcatttttatttatcaacAGTTGTTGTTATACTTTCAGTCGATCTTCATTGCGATTCGCATTGCATTCTACTAATTCTTTGTTTTCTAGAGCATGATAATCACAACGGGGATATTGAAAGAGAAGATCAGACCGATGAGCCGAGGTTTGGATTACCTATGCCGATAAACTCATCGATGTAACCCAGCAATTGAATATTGTAAATAGCGCTTGTACATTTTATATTTTACCAGctggcccggcaaacttcgtcgcgccatttttttttgtgttatcaatactttcaaacactcacatattcttactaagcgaacaatcatgaattcaatcgcagaactattaaTTGGATGATCTTCTAATagaccccttacaatttccttttactataaatttcctagtacttctaacaaaactcattataatataaaattattttccgaCACAATTCTGGTTCAAGGTTCTTcaattacttgcaaataacgttttttcaactgaaaatattaggctgtaaaaaaagtcctgcggtatttccgcgaggtgtcgttgtaagcgcgtagttctagttgtattcattgtatcgagtcatactatagcttgttcgAAACgtattttgcgcgctataatatagtccttgacagtgttttgtttggttaagtcgttcgtgagttatagtgtcgcaaatatggagcaaaataaagagaaaatccgacatattttacagtactactatgacaaaggcaaaaatgcatctcaagctaccaataaaatttgtgcagtttatggacccgatacagtttccatttccaccgcacaacgatggtttcaacgttttcgttctggtgtagaggtcgtcgaagatgcgccacgctccggaaggcctgtcgtcgaaaattgcgacaaaatcgctgaattagccgagaaagaccggcatagtagcagccgtagcatcggccaagagctggggataagtcatcaaaccgttattaaccatttgaagaagcttggattcacaaagaagctcgatgtatgggtgccacacacgttgacgcaaaaaacatctttgaccgtatcgacgcatgtgaatcgctgctgaatcgcaacaaaatcgacccgtttctgaagcggatggtgactggcgatgaaaagtgggtcacttatgacaacgtgaagcgcaaacggtcgtggtcgaagcccgctgaagcggctcagacgggggccaagccctcattaacggccaggaaggttctgctgtgtgtttggtgggattgtcaaggaataatctattatgagctgcttccctatggccaaacgctcaattcggacctgtactgtcaacaactggaccgcttgaaggtagcactcatgaagaagaggccatctttgataaacagaggccgcattgtcttccatcaggacaacgccaggccacacacttctttggtgacgcgccagaagctccgggagctcggatgggaggttcttttgcatccgccgtatagtccggaccttgcaccaagtgactaccacctgtttttgtccatggcgaacgagctaggtagtcagaagttagccacaaaagaggcctgtgaaaattggccatccgagttttttgccaataaggaagcgagcttctataacaggggtattattaaGTTGGCATcttgttgggaacaagtcatcgaacaaaacggcgcatatttgagttaaaacagatgattgtaactaattttatgaacaaatgaaaattcaaaaaaaaataccgcaggacttttttgacagcctaatacatttccactttcggacaaagatcaatttcgttagcgtaaACATAAAATGAACTAAAAACACATATCACGCTGCAATTGTGGAACATTTGGGGATttaattttacgaattttcctattttccttcagttttccgaaaattctcaattgccATGTTTAGTTGTTAATCTCaaacattcataacttttgatccactaaaccgattcagatgatcgatataccaaattgaagccaatgacttctatggaaaaatactatacttgcgataaaaaatgaattttgttttcatgattattgattgtatctgtttttcatagtttgcatggtttcgggaccaagggagctgttttttatatttcttctcgaaagctgaggattttttacataacatatccaaaaatcaaagatgtgttctttttcgtttttgaataatgattttttaaagttaacattaacAAAGACTAAATCTATGCGAATAGTAAGTActccatacttttgcaattgttatattttttcgaaaaagactagttcatt from Toxorhynchites rutilus septentrionalis strain SRP chromosome 3, ASM2978413v1, whole genome shotgun sequence encodes:
- the LOC129774769 gene encoding pre-mRNA 3' end processing protein WDR33 codes for the protein MEFSQPPPDPMPNFANPPPINRILSYQNPQSQKQQHNFYHHRPYHHFNGFRGGPPMTQDDFDGKRLRKSVMRKTVDYNASIIKALETRTWQRDYRDRRTLQPECIYIPELLPPPSYMDNPINAVTTRFVKTATNKMRCPIFTLAWTPEGRRLVTGASSGEFTLWNGLTFNFETILQAHDVSVRTMVWSHNDNWMVTGDHNGFVKYWQSNMNNVKMFQAHKEPIRGISFSPTDSKFASCSDDGTVRVWDFLRCQEERMLRGHGADVKCVHWHPQKALIVSGSKDNQQPIKLWDPKCGQALATLHAHKSTVMDLKWNDNGNWLVTASRDHLLKLFDLRNLSEEVQVFRGHKKEASAVSWHPIHEGLFASGGSDGSILFWNVGTDKEVGGIDNAHESIVWTLAWHPLGHILCSGSNDHTIKFWTRNRPGDQMRDKYNLNTLPASLAGLDECELEDHVVIPGMGPEDKIDIAESLGTNNNGVIPGLDFANVTNFNEKMREKKIPYSKPIPRNFQAQWNEAGKYDDHHVASEEIKEVISQIVENTPGVVPLKKIAPSAIILYDRVIQVLPGSELESAILEGPATLNRYILMGRIGELHDMIPPIDEEELNNMEQNGIDILASRANLEIDPTYIYNKTTTIEPAEPPEATEPLLSSTSLMKRRTPPPPTPDPTAGIPSLLQLDINPPPDINFNTDEMEDEIALRNSKKGREREKLREKERREQEEKMKFWAEHNEKNWDEEECDDGRSYRRPISPVTSHNSNSNGLEWNNSNYDNDGGDDTSIEGKSWQGDSSKRDENRSGNFNFTQGTTNFGGPSNFSPHSYGGSKNFGPAPNNFNSGPNNFGSGPNSFNSGPTNNFNPNVPPGPPPNFNAAPPPNFNSGTSNNFNAPPIGNFGNSFNSGPPPNSFNNFNNGSSFNNAGNNFGSDHGGNDDGWNRGGNRNRNNNRGGRGTRERGYRGGNRRN